Genomic DNA from Alphaproteobacteria bacterium RIFCSPHIGHO2_01_FULL_41_14:
GTGGTAATATCGATGCCAATGTCAGCAAAGGTTTCAAGAATGGAATCCATCATCTCTTCGGAGACGTTTTTTTTGCCTTTTCCAACGATACGGTTAATTTCTTTTTGGGTTACAAATCCACGCTCTTTAGCATCATCGATGAGTTTTTTCAAGTCAGCTGCCATTTTTTCCTTGGAAGAGGCTAGAAGTTCTTCGTCCTGAAAATCAGTCATTTCTTTGTCCACGATCTCTGTCGTAAATTTGCTCATTATCTCACCTATAATCTACAGTTGTCCCTATCAGAGCCCTCCATCATATCATAAACGACATAAGTCGCATCAATAAAATAGAGGCTACTCTTCCTTCTGCTCATCGCTTAAGACAAAGCTTTCTTTCAGCCGTTTGTAACGTTGCCATTCTTCCGAAGAAAGAGTTGTACGCAATCGTTCTTTGGCATGCTCGAGCTCTTCTTTCTCCCCTAGTTTTTGCCCATATAATTGGTGCACTTGGTTCCAGCTTTCCAAAATGAGATCTAGAGTTGAAAGCCTAAGAAAAGGAGCATGGATAAAAAGATCTGTCGCCAAGATGGTTTGCAGCGTCTTTTCGTATCCATAGTTTATCAGATAAGAGGTCAAAGTCTCTTTTTCAAGAGTATTATTTTCAGAAAAGTAATTTATTATTTTTTTTTGTATGTCTGCGTGGGCAGGGGTTTGAAACTGCAGTAAGGTAAACTCTTCGTGAATGTGCTCTTCCAAAGCCGGATTCAGCAAAATACTGGCCAGTAAAATACGCTCTTGTATCAAAATAACGTCAATTTTTTTAGGAGAAAGGGGTTTAGACTTAGAAAAGGTTCTTTTGGAGGGTGCGTTCCAGAGAAAGAGACGATTCTTAAATTCTTGTTTGTAATAATTTTTAACAGCTGGATCTTGAATTTGGAGACAAAAATCTTCCAATGTTTTTTCAAGCAGCGCTTTTTCTTCAGGTGTTTTCCGCAGATAGTGGCGGATTTCTGTTTCCCATAAGAGATTAACGAGGGGTTGAGCTTGTTGAAAAAGCGCGTACCATCGGGCGAGGCCTTCTTTTTGGATGAAGGTGTCGGGATCTTCGAAGGCGGGCAAGGTGAGGAAAGACAGCGACCTCCCAGGTTTGAGAAAGGGAATGGCGCGTTCTGCTGCCCGTCTCGCCGCCCGTTGGCCTGCCTCGTCCCCATCAAAACACAGGACAGGTTCGGCACACAGTTTCCACAGCAATTGAATTTGCTCTTCTGTGAGGGCCGTTCCCAAAGGGGCAACCACCCGTTCATACCCATGTTGAGCAAGACTGATCACATCCATATAGCCTTCCACCACCACCAGAGGGTCTTTTTTTTGGGCAGATTGCTGCGCGTGGGGCCAATTATAGAGAGTAT
This window encodes:
- a CDS encoding DNA primase; amino-acid sequence: MMYPQSLLAEIKRRLTLSELIGKTVQLRKKGHEYHGLCPFHQEKTPSFTVNNGKEFYHCFGCGQHGSVFDFLIHQNHLTFIEAVKHAAEMAGVTLPRLAPSHPEEDQTKQTLEQILEHACQFFEHQLASPDGKEALNYLLRQRNLVPATLKKFRLGVSASSDKGLLTHLLAKGHTLDQIKMAGLLSEWDDGSWHDKFRHRIMFPILDRKSKVIAFGGRLLGPGEPKYLNSPETPVFHKGHTLYNWPHAQQSAQKKDPLVVVEGYMDVISLAQHGYERVVAPLGTALTEEQIQLLWKLCAEPVLCFDGDEAGQRAARRAAERAIPFLKPGRSLSFLTLPAFEDPDTFIQKEGLARWYALFQQAQPLVNLLWETEIRHYLRKTPEEKALLEKTLEDFCLQIQDPAVKNYYKQEFKNRLFLWNAPSKRTFSKSKPLSPKKIDVILIQERILLASILLNPALEEHIHEEFTLLQFQTPAHADIQKKIINYFSENNTLEKETLTSYLINYGYEKTLQTILATDLFIHAPFLRLSTLDLILESWNQVHQLYGQKLGEKEELEHAKERLRTTLSSEEWQRYKRLKESFVLSDEQKEE